TGCTGCCATGAACTTTACGTCTCCTGCTCCGACTCCTTTAAGAAGGTAAAAAACAAATAAAAAACTAAAACCTGCGATAAATCCATAAAATGAAGTTTCTAAACCTTTTATACCGAAAAAATAAAAATTCAATCCGAATCCTAGTATAGATGAAGACAATACCGTATAATTAAAGATTTTTCTAAATCTTATGTCAGAATAAATCGAGAAAAATATAAAACCAAATAAAATAAAATCAATAATCATTATTATTCCAAGTGCATCAAATTTAACTTGACAATTGTTCGGTTAAAAAAATAAGTAAGATTATTTCGCAGTTTAGTTACAGACAATGACTAATAAAAATGTCATGGCTTTCTAAAAGCGAAGCAATCTTACTTATATTAATATTTCTTATACCTAATTCCAGCCTTAACCTATTTAAATATAAGCATAGTCGAGGTCTGATTTATGTGCCCGACAAACTGTTCGCCGTACGTGCTAAAACCAATTGTCTGAACATCTGTGAATATTTTGCCGTAAGGTTCTGTTTGTTTTTTGTTCTCAAGTTCCAGAGTTCTTAATATGCAGTGAAAATTTATTATGCCTGAAACCTTGCCCATCTCTTTAAGTTTATTTTCAACCGCTCTCTTTGTATCAGTAACGATATCTGTAGATTCAAGCAAGGAAAGCTCCATCCCCTGTTTAATATTACAGTAAAATTTGATATTTTTGCCTACCAGCTGCTGGGGGCTGCGTACATAAGGTTCGTTATTTACCATAAGTCCTACCGGGTTAGTCATAAATTTGGTTGGAGCATCTTCAACTTTAACACCCAATGCTTCAGCATAGGCTTCGGCAGCAGGTTTATTATTGAATTCCACAACTTCTCTTGAGGACTCTATAACTTTTGTCGCGGTCAATTTATTAGTCTTCTTATCAAAGCTTTGAGTTTTGATAAAATCAAAGGCCACCTTTGATTTTATCAAGGCCAGCACCGCCGCATTTGAGTAAAGCTGCCCGTTTGAGAAAACAAAGGTCTCTTTGAACTTCAGGTCGTCTCCGGCGGAAGCGCCGATGAAATTAACATTTGTAAGGTCGCCTATTTTATCCATTAACCTTTCTTCAGCGCCGCTTAAACCATCGACAAGAATTATACCGACAAACTTCTTAGTATCTACTGAGTTCATTTTAAAATTGTAATATTCCTCGAAATTATTAAATGCCTTTTCTACATTATTTCCTTCTTTGATTTTTTCAACAATTTCAACCTTTACATCTTCAATAGTATCCTTGTCAAAAATCATGGCAACAACAGAGTTTTTTAAGACAAGGCCGCTTACTATTTCTCCAGAAGTAGTGCAGCCAAAAACATCCGCATCCTTAAATATATTTTTTATTCCTGAACCGACTTTGGGGAGGTCAAGGTTGGAAGTAGTAAAAAACAATACCATCCTGGGTTTAAGTGCTTTTTCTATGTTTTTAGCTTTGTCTGCTAAGTCAGCCAACACAGCCTCTGTACCTGCTTTCGTTGAGTAAATTGTTTTAATTGACATATTTTATTCTCCTTTTTGGAATTATAGTTGCACACCCATTTCTTCCGCAATTTTATGCAGTTTATCAACAACCTCAACATTGTCTTCTGATGTGTCCGTATACGTATCCACATTTATCCCCTTCATGAACAGCTTGGTTCTTGTGGTCACCATAATAGTTTCAATACCTCTTGCCCGCTTTTTCACAATTTCATCAATCAACTTTTTAATTTTACCTGACATAAAACCTCCTCTTTATGCTGGAATGACATCCCTTTTAATTTTCATACTTTTCATTTTACTTTTGACACTATCTATAAGGTTTTTTAGAATCTTAATTAATTATAATATTTTTGTTTTTAAAAAGCAACATTTTTATATTTCTATTGTTAATTCTAATTATCCAAAATTATTGAATAACTAAGATTTTTTTAGTAGAATATCTTCATTATTTTCAAGTACTTCCAAACTTGATTGTTGACTTGCACAAAAAGCCGTTATAAACTAATTCATACCACAATATACCTATAGGGAGGAAAAATGCAAAATCAGAGAATGCTGAACGCATCGGTTTCGTTGCTCATGTTTGTCTTATTTTTGTTTATTTTTGCTGTCCCCTGTCTCTCATCTGAAATGATAGAAGTAGAGATCGAAATTACAGAAATAAACAATAATAAAGCGAACGAACTCGGCATTCAATGGGCAGATACTCTACAGGCAGGAGAGATATCCTGGGAGCCATCCTTTGTTGGAACCAAAAGGATACCTGCCGCTCTTCCTGAGGTTCCTTCATTAATAGATGCAGGGGATTGGAAACGGTATACCGCATTAACTGCAAGCCTGAAAATATTGAAACAAAAGGGCGCTGCCCAGGTGCTTTCTAAGCCAAAATTGGTAACAAAATCCGGTACGACCGCAGATTTTCTTGTAGGAGGAGAAGTGCCTATTGTTGCTTCAGGGGTCGGAGGAGGTACTATTAACTGGAAGGAATTCGGTCTTAAGATGATTATATTACCAAAAATAACTCATGATAACCAGATAGATGTTTCTATGACTACGGAAGTCAGCCGCCTGGACTGGTCAAACGCAGTGGCGGGCAACCCGGCCATTACTTCAAGAAAGGCTACATCTCAATTAGTCATTAAAAACGGGCAAACGCTTGCTCTAGCCGGAATGATAGAAACAAAAAAAGAGAAACAAAAAACCGGTATCCCTCTTTTGATGGATATCCCTATATTGGGCTACCTTTTCAGCCGGCAAATAGATGTTGACACCAAAACGAATGTTCTAATTTTTGTTACCCCAAAAATAATTGAATAGCAGCAGAGAGAAACGGTGTATATTATGATTAAATTTGTATCCAGATTTTACAATGATGAGAACGCTCAGGCGATGGTTGAATATGTATTGATATTATCTATTCTCACGCTTGCTTCCTACGGGGTTGTTAAGTTGTTCCTTGCAGCCCTTGCTTCAAAATTCAATAAAATTAAATTTTTAAGGAGCGGGCCGGCAGGAGTTATGCCTTGACCCTGAAACTAAAATTATATTTTTTTACTACCGCTCTTTTACTGACTTTTATTATGGATTTTACCTGTTTTTCAAAAGAATGGGAAACCGTATCAGAAGTAAATATATCCAAAGCTCTTGAAGAACAAATAGCCAGATATCAGAAGAAATTCGATGACATAGTTTCAGATGCCAAAAATGAAATATCCGGTTTTGAAGACGAATTAACAAACCAGGCAACTCACCTAAATGACATTAAAAATGAATATGAAAAAAACATTTCTGAGTACCAGGCCAAAATAGACGATATGCAGGCAGGGATTTATGCTACGGTGGATTCTTACAAAAAAATGGCAGACAGCTTCGCAAACGATGCTGAGGGCAGGATTGAAACAGCCAAAGATGATTTAAACAATGTAAAAAATAATCTGGAAGATTCAATTGTTGATTATAAAAACAAAGCTGAAGCAAAAATAAACACTGAAGTGGAAAAATACAAAGAAAAAATATATGATACCCAAAAAAGTATAGAAGCTGAAGTAAACCATTACCAGGCTTTAATTCAAAACACTGAAGCCGGACTAAAAGAGACAGTAGATAATTATCAAACCAGGATAAATGAAATTCAAGCATCTTTGAACGATTCCATTAAACAATCTGAGTCTCAAATAGAGAGTGTCAGGGAAAATACGGAAAAGACCATAGCCGGGTTGAACTATAAAATCAGCGAGGCCAGAAACAGGCTTGAAAATTGTACAGATACCGCAATGGTTAACAACATAAATAAAGAAGTTGAAGATTATAAAAGTGAAATAGAAGAAACCGTTGCTTCGGGAAATGAAGATATACAAAAAATCCAGGACGAAACACAAAATAAACTAAGTGCCTGTGACACAGAGATAAAAATATACCAGGGCAAAATCCGGGAAGCTAATCAAACAGCTGAAATTAGTATACAAGAATATAATGATAAAATCGTAAAATCAAAGGACAGTATTAAGGATGAGGTAGCTGAAAACCAGGCTAAAATAGACGTGTACAATGAAGGCATAAAAAATACTGCCCAAAACTCCTATCAAAACATAGAAGAAAACACGGGTAACGCTTTATCTTTGGCAGATGCACAAATAGCAGGTGTCGTTAACAGTTACGGCCTTAAATAACATGCTAAAACAATTCATAGCAACATCATTTTTGTTTGTTTTTCTTTTTAGTTTTCTTTCCTGCAAGAACTTAAAACAATCATCTTCTAAAGATAAAACTGAAAGAAGTAAGGAGTCTTTCCAGATAACTGACCTGAAAATTGGCTCCGGAAACAATAAAATAGAGATAGAGAAAACCGAGTTTAAAATCGGCGAAATAATCCGGTTAAATTTCAGTGCAAAAAACCTTATCGCTGTAAAAGAGAAAAATGTAAAATATTACTGGGTTAGAGAAGACCTTACCGTCAGGGATTCAAGGAATGCCATAGTGCTGTTAAAAGCAGGTATCATAGACCAGAAAGACCTTATCAGCAGGAAACCCCTGGAATTTGTAAATGAAATTTCTTTGAAAAACATTGAAGGCTTAAAGACGGGCAACTACACTATTGCCCTTCTTGTGACTGATATGATCGGATTTAAAACAGATACTCAGGCATTAGAGATAAAGCTAAAATGAATAAATTTAAGAATACTAAGGGGCAGGCTCTAATCGAAACGCTGCTATGCACCGTATTCCTTATTATTATTTGTTTTGCGACTATCCAGCTATGTATTGTCGTTATCCATGACTTGATATCAAATGAAGCTGCATTTTCAATTGCACGTGCTGCTTCTGTGACAAAAGATGAAAACACATTGGACAATAGAGTAAAAACAGCTGCTGCAATCCTGTTATTGCCTCATTTTAACCTAAATAGCTTTGTCCCTGTAAAAGCCCGGACCGAAAGTACGGATATAGCAGGAAGAAAGGTATATAATGTAACTCTGGAATACTTTATCAACACAATGTTTGCTTATTTTATTGATCCTCTGGCTAAAGACACATATTCACTTGGAAGTTCAAGATTTCTCAAACGTTTTGCACGGGCAAGAATAGTGAAATCCCCTGATGAAGAGTTTTACAACAAAGCTTACCCCCAGGCCAATGAATTTTAGTGATGCTCCTCCGGTTGAAGCCGGAAGCTTCTTTAATAACGCAGCCTAATGTGACTTCATTAATTTGATTTGACGGAATCCCTTTAGGGACTACATCATTTTGCATTGCCTACTCCGCCGTAGTAGCCTTTATGGCTACGAAGGCCGGGCATCCTCCGACAGAAGTCGGAGGTTTTCATGTCGCATGTAATAACTTATTATTGACTTTACTGAATTTTTATTATATACTCTTTTTTCATAAAAAAGGGCTAAAAAAACAATAAGGGAGGAAGCAAATGGCAATTAAAATCGGCATTAATGGTTTTGGCAGGATCGGACGTTTAGTAGCTCGTTCAATATTGGAGAGAAAGGACAACAACCTGGAGTTGGTAGCTATAAATGACTTAACGGATTCAAAAACAAATGCGCACCTTTTTAAATATGACTCGGTTCACGGGACATACTCTGGAGAAGTAAAAGCAAGCGGTGAAGATGAATTAATGGTTGACGGCAATAAAATAAAGGTGTTCAAGAAGACGGACCCGGCAGAGCTTCCCTGGAAGGATGCAGGGGTTGAAATAGTAGTTGAATCAACAGGGC
The Candidatus Liberimonas magnetica DNA segment above includes these coding regions:
- a CDS encoding FIST C-terminal domain-containing protein, with product MSIKTIYSTKAGTEAVLADLADKAKNIEKALKPRMVLFFTTSNLDLPKVGSGIKNIFKDADVFGCTTSGEIVSGLVLKNSVVAMIFDKDTIEDVKVEIVEKIKEGNNVEKAFNNFEEYYNFKMNSVDTKKFVGIILVDGLSGAEERLMDKIGDLTNVNFIGASAGDDLKFKETFVFSNGQLYSNAAVLALIKSKVAFDFIKTQSFDKKTNKLTATKVIESSREVVEFNNKPAAEAYAEALGVKVEDAPTKFMTNPVGLMVNNEPYVRSPQQLVGKNIKFYCNIKQGMELSLLESTDIVTDTKRAVENKLKEMGKVSGIINFHCILRTLELENKKQTEPYGKIFTDVQTIGFSTYGEQFVGHINQTSTMLIFK
- a CDS encoding type II and III secretion system protein — translated: MQNQRMLNASVSLLMFVLFLFIFAVPCLSSEMIEVEIEITEINNNKANELGIQWADTLQAGEISWEPSFVGTKRIPAALPEVPSLIDAGDWKRYTALTASLKILKQKGAAQVLSKPKLVTKSGTTADFLVGGEVPIVASGVGGGTINWKEFGLKMIILPKITHDNQIDVSMTTEVSRLDWSNAVAGNPAITSRKATSQLVIKNGQTLALAGMIETKKEKQKTGIPLLMDIPILGYLFSRQIDVDTKTNVLIFVTPKIIE